The segment CACCGCGGAGGAGGCGTGGCGGATGTATCGGCCCGATGCCGAGCCCTCGGTGCATCTGACACTGTTCCCGGAGGGGGTTGAAAAGCTCCGTGACGAAAAGCTCGCCGCGAAGTGGGAGACGATCCGCAACGTCCGCCGCGTCGTCACCGGTGCGCTCGAGCTCGAACGCGCGGCCAAGAACATCGGCTCGTCGCTGGAGGCCTCGCCAGTGATCTATGTCGCCGATCGCGACATGCTGGCGACGCTTTTTGATGTCGATCTTGCCGAAATCTGCATCACCTCGAACTACGAGGTGCGTGAGGGCGAGCCGCCGGCGTCCGCGTTCCGCCTCGATGCCGTGCCCGGCGTCGCCGTGGTGGTGGAGAAGGCGGTCGGCACCAAATGCGCCCGCTCCTGGAAGATCTCGCCGACGGTCGGCGAAGATCCTGAATACCCCGACGTCACCCCGCGCGACGCCAAGGCGTTGCGCGAATGGAAGGCGCTGGGGGGGGCGGTCTGATCCCGACCATGACCCCCGTCCGCGCCGGCCTCATCTCGGCCATCGTCACGGTCATCCTCGACCAGGCCTCAAAGCTCTGGCTGCTGAACGTGCTCGACCTCGCCCATCGCGGCGCGGTGAAGGTGACGCCGTTCTTCGACCTGGTGCTGGCCTGGAACATCGGCATCAGCTTCGGCTGGCTCCAGAACGACAACCAGGCGGCGCAGATCGCGCTAATGGCGGTGAAAGTCATCGCCGTGGTCGCGCTGGCGATCTGGATGGCCCGGTCCCGTACAAGGCTGGCCACCGTCGGGCTGGGGCTGATCATCGGCGGCGCCGTCGGCAACGGCATCGACCGCCTGGCCTACGGCGCGGTGGTCGATTTCGCCCTGTTCCATGTCGAGATCGCTGGAAATACCTTTAATTGGTACGTCTTCAACCTGGCCGACGTGGCCATCGTTGCCGGGGTGGCGGCGCTATTGTATGATTCCTTCCTGGGGGTACCCGCCGCAAAAGCGCCCTGATCCCGGCCGATACGGGCCGGAGGTGGAACCTGGCTTGGCGAGGACGGCCGCGCATGGCGTGGCCATCTGCCACAATATGGAACAGGTACAGTTATGCGCAGCTCCGAGACCAGCGTTTCAATGGGTCTAGACCCCCGGAAGGGGATTTGGCGGGTGCTGAAATTGTCCGCCGTTGCACTCGGCATCGGCCTCGTCATGTCGGCAGGCCCGGTCCGCGCCGGTGACGACGACGATGACGATGACGGCATGAGCTTCGAAGAGAAGATCATCGACAATCTGATGTCCGGCATCGGTGCCAAGAGCATGGAGAAGAAAGGTATCGAGTACCGCGAGCGGTCGCCGCTGGTGGTGCCGCCCAAGCTCGACCTGCCGCCGCCCGCCGGCGCGGAAGCCAAGAACGCGCCGAACTGGCCGAAGGATCCCGACGAGAAGCGCCGCAAGGAGGCGATCGCCCAGCGGAAGAAGGCGGTCAAGGCGACGGAGAACTGGCAGGCCGCCCAGCCGATGACGCCCGCCGAGATGAAGGCCGGCCAAACCGCCGCCCCCGAGCGCACGAACAACGATCCGATCCAGCCGGGCACCAACGGCAACCCGTCGCTGAGCCCGGCCCAGCTCGGTTTTACCGGCGGCCTGTGGAACATGATGACGAACAACAAAGGCGAGACCAAGCAATTCACGACCGAGCCGCCGCGCCAGTCGCTGACCGAGCCGCCGCCAGGATATCAGACGCCTTCGTCGAGCTATGCCTATGGCGCCGGTGAGGACAAGACGCGTCATACCTATTTCGACATCATGTCCGGCAAGGACAGGGAACAATAGCGTCCCTCGCCTGCCGCTACACGCGACCGGCGCGAACTGGCGTCGGCGCCTTGTACGCAGGACGCGGTCCATAAATTGCTTATCAGTAACTTGCCTACGCGTTGAGTTCTCTGCTTCGTGACGCGAAGCCTCAGCCGCACGGTGTACGATGCCGTGCCTCCGAGCCGGAGATCCGGGCTCGC is part of the Bradyrhizobium commune genome and harbors:
- the lspA gene encoding signal peptidase II, translated to MTPVRAGLISAIVTVILDQASKLWLLNVLDLAHRGAVKVTPFFDLVLAWNIGISFGWLQNDNQAAQIALMAVKVIAVVALAIWMARSRTRLATVGLGLIIGGAVGNGIDRLAYGAVVDFALFHVEIAGNTFNWYVFNLADVAIVAGVAALLYDSFLGVPAAKAP